One part of the Paroedura picta isolate Pp20150507F chromosome 5, Ppicta_v3.0, whole genome shotgun sequence genome encodes these proteins:
- the TXLNA gene encoding alpha-taxilin isoform X1: MMGNCWKWLWRHHTMKNQDGESKAVLLPASPCKINCSLGPDDHDVVESPVISSGSCECPHQPEPCSSMPLVDGSGETPAIKEPSKKEASLTDEAASLPNQSATCDVSEELSRQLEDILNTYCMDTNQEGPGDDSGQNEPVELDEAEKGRSESPRNGEQEQSCPEINGEKESPRGANDEGVERDQKRTQEKKKAKGLGKEITLLMQTLNTLSTSEEKLAALCKKYAELLEEHRNSQKQMKILQKKQTQLVQEKDQLRSEHSKAILARSKLESLCRELQRHNRTLKEEGVQRAREEEEKRKEVTSHFQVTLNDIQLQMEQHNERNSKLRQENMELAERLKKLIEQYELREEHIDKVFKHKDLQQQLVDAKLQQAQEMLKEAEERHQREKDFLLKEAVESQRMCELMKQQETHLKQQLALYTEKFEEFQNTLSKSSEVFTTFKQEMEKMTKKIKKLEKETTMYRSRWESSNKALLEMAEEKTLRDKELEGLQVKIQRLEKLCRALQTERNDLNKKVQDLCALACPSAGMGTLEPPKDQLPGSTEELALQGTVVGEYFTPTQAGCCTGPPAEILGEPSIGAQAREETEAAANSVE, from the exons ATGATGGG GAATTGTTGGAAGTGGCTTTGGAGGCATCATACAATGAAGAACCAAGATGGCGAAAGCAAAGCTGTGCTGCTACCTGCCAGTCCTTGTAAAATAAACTGTAGTCTGGGGCCAGATGACCATGACGTAGTTGAATCTCCTGTAATATCTTCAGGAAGCTGTGAATGTCCACACCAGCCTGAGCCATGTAGCTCAATGCCTTTGGTTGATGGAAGTGGTGAAACTCCAGCAATTAAAGAACCAAGCAAGAAAGAGG CATCTCTGACGGATGAGGCTGCATCCCTGCCCAATCAGTCTGCCACCTGTGATGTCTCTGAAGAGCTGAGTAGACAGCTGGAGGATATCCTAAACACATACTGCATGGATACCAACCAAGAAGGTCCAGGAGATGACAGTGGGCAGAATGAGCCTGTAGAACTGGATGAGGCTGAAAAGGGCCGGAGTGAGTCCCCGCGGAATGGCGAGCAGGAGCAGAGTTGTCCTGAGAtaaatggggagaaagagagcccTAGGGGAGCCAATGATGAGGGTGTGGAGCGTGATCAGAAGCGAACCCAGGAAAAAAAGAAGGCCAAGGGTCTGG GAAAGGAGATCACATTGCTGATGCAAACCCTCAACACCCTCAGCACGTCAGAAGAGAAGCTGGCAGCTCTCTGCAAGAAGTATGCAGAACTG CTTGAAGAGCACCGAAACTCTCAGAAACAGATGAAAATCTTGCAGAAGAAGCAGACTCAGTTGGTGCAGGAAAAGGACCAACTACGGAGTGAGCACAGCAAAGCAATCTTGGCCCGCAGCAAGTTGGAGAGCTTGTGCCGAGAGCTTCAGAGGCACAACCGCACTCTCAAG gAGGAGGGTGTCCAGCGTGCCCGTGAAGAAGAGGAGAAGCGAAAGGAGGTGACCTCTCATTTTCAGGTGACCCTCAATGACATCCAGTTGCAGATGGAGCAGCACAACGAGCGCAACTCCAAGCTGCGGCAGGAGAACATGGAGTTGGCCGAGCGGCTGAAGAAGCTCATCGAGCAGTATGAGCTGCGGGAGGAG CACATTGACAAAGTCTTCAAACACAAGGACCTGCAGCAGCAGTTGGTGGATGCCAAACTACAGCAGGCCCAGGAGATGCTGAAGGAGgctgaggagaggcaccagcgaGAGAAGGACTTT CtgttgaaagaggctgtggaaTCCCAGAGAATGTGTGAGTTGATGAAGCAACAGGAGACCCATCTTAAGCAGCAG CTGGCCCTCTACACAGAGAAGTTTGAAGAGTTTCAGAACACTCTTTCCAAAAGCAGTGAAGTGTTCACCACCTTCAAGCAAGAAATGGAGAAG ATGACAAAGAAGATCAAGAAGCTGGAAAAAGAGACCACGATGTACAGGTCCCGCTGGGAAAGCAGCAACAAGGCTcttctggaaatggcagaagag AAAACCCTCCGGGACAAAGAGCTGGAAGGGCTCCAGGTGAAAATCCAACGCCTTGAGAAGCTGTGCCGAGCCCTCCAGACGGAGCGCAATGACCTGAACAAGAAGGTGCAAGACCTGTGTGCCCTGGCCTGTCCATCTGCTGGCATGGGCACCCTGGAACCGCCAAAGGACCAATTGCCAGGCAGCACAGAGGAGCTGGCACTGCAGGGCACAGTGGTGGGGGAATACTTTACTCCGACACAGGCAGGGTGCTGCACAGGACCACCAGCTGAGATTCTTGGTGAACCGAGCATAGGAGCCCAAGCTCGGGAAGAGACAGAGGCAGCTGCAAATTCGGTTGAGTGA
- the TXLNA gene encoding alpha-taxilin isoform X2, which yields MKNQDGESKAVLLPASPCKINCSLGPDDHDVVESPVISSGSCECPHQPEPCSSMPLVDGSGETPAIKEPSKKEASLTDEAASLPNQSATCDVSEELSRQLEDILNTYCMDTNQEGPGDDSGQNEPVELDEAEKGRSESPRNGEQEQSCPEINGEKESPRGANDEGVERDQKRTQEKKKAKGLGKEITLLMQTLNTLSTSEEKLAALCKKYAELLEEHRNSQKQMKILQKKQTQLVQEKDQLRSEHSKAILARSKLESLCRELQRHNRTLKEEGVQRAREEEEKRKEVTSHFQVTLNDIQLQMEQHNERNSKLRQENMELAERLKKLIEQYELREEHIDKVFKHKDLQQQLVDAKLQQAQEMLKEAEERHQREKDFLLKEAVESQRMCELMKQQETHLKQQLALYTEKFEEFQNTLSKSSEVFTTFKQEMEKMTKKIKKLEKETTMYRSRWESSNKALLEMAEEKTLRDKELEGLQVKIQRLEKLCRALQTERNDLNKKVQDLCALACPSAGMGTLEPPKDQLPGSTEELALQGTVVGEYFTPTQAGCCTGPPAEILGEPSIGAQAREETEAAANSVE from the exons ATGAAGAACCAAGATGGCGAAAGCAAAGCTGTGCTGCTACCTGCCAGTCCTTGTAAAATAAACTGTAGTCTGGGGCCAGATGACCATGACGTAGTTGAATCTCCTGTAATATCTTCAGGAAGCTGTGAATGTCCACACCAGCCTGAGCCATGTAGCTCAATGCCTTTGGTTGATGGAAGTGGTGAAACTCCAGCAATTAAAGAACCAAGCAAGAAAGAGG CATCTCTGACGGATGAGGCTGCATCCCTGCCCAATCAGTCTGCCACCTGTGATGTCTCTGAAGAGCTGAGTAGACAGCTGGAGGATATCCTAAACACATACTGCATGGATACCAACCAAGAAGGTCCAGGAGATGACAGTGGGCAGAATGAGCCTGTAGAACTGGATGAGGCTGAAAAGGGCCGGAGTGAGTCCCCGCGGAATGGCGAGCAGGAGCAGAGTTGTCCTGAGAtaaatggggagaaagagagcccTAGGGGAGCCAATGATGAGGGTGTGGAGCGTGATCAGAAGCGAACCCAGGAAAAAAAGAAGGCCAAGGGTCTGG GAAAGGAGATCACATTGCTGATGCAAACCCTCAACACCCTCAGCACGTCAGAAGAGAAGCTGGCAGCTCTCTGCAAGAAGTATGCAGAACTG CTTGAAGAGCACCGAAACTCTCAGAAACAGATGAAAATCTTGCAGAAGAAGCAGACTCAGTTGGTGCAGGAAAAGGACCAACTACGGAGTGAGCACAGCAAAGCAATCTTGGCCCGCAGCAAGTTGGAGAGCTTGTGCCGAGAGCTTCAGAGGCACAACCGCACTCTCAAG gAGGAGGGTGTCCAGCGTGCCCGTGAAGAAGAGGAGAAGCGAAAGGAGGTGACCTCTCATTTTCAGGTGACCCTCAATGACATCCAGTTGCAGATGGAGCAGCACAACGAGCGCAACTCCAAGCTGCGGCAGGAGAACATGGAGTTGGCCGAGCGGCTGAAGAAGCTCATCGAGCAGTATGAGCTGCGGGAGGAG CACATTGACAAAGTCTTCAAACACAAGGACCTGCAGCAGCAGTTGGTGGATGCCAAACTACAGCAGGCCCAGGAGATGCTGAAGGAGgctgaggagaggcaccagcgaGAGAAGGACTTT CtgttgaaagaggctgtggaaTCCCAGAGAATGTGTGAGTTGATGAAGCAACAGGAGACCCATCTTAAGCAGCAG CTGGCCCTCTACACAGAGAAGTTTGAAGAGTTTCAGAACACTCTTTCCAAAAGCAGTGAAGTGTTCACCACCTTCAAGCAAGAAATGGAGAAG ATGACAAAGAAGATCAAGAAGCTGGAAAAAGAGACCACGATGTACAGGTCCCGCTGGGAAAGCAGCAACAAGGCTcttctggaaatggcagaagag AAAACCCTCCGGGACAAAGAGCTGGAAGGGCTCCAGGTGAAAATCCAACGCCTTGAGAAGCTGTGCCGAGCCCTCCAGACGGAGCGCAATGACCTGAACAAGAAGGTGCAAGACCTGTGTGCCCTGGCCTGTCCATCTGCTGGCATGGGCACCCTGGAACCGCCAAAGGACCAATTGCCAGGCAGCACAGAGGAGCTGGCACTGCAGGGCACAGTGGTGGGGGAATACTTTACTCCGACACAGGCAGGGTGCTGCACAGGACCACCAGCTGAGATTCTTGGTGAACCGAGCATAGGAGCCCAAGCTCGGGAAGAGACAGAGGCAGCTGCAAATTCGGTTGAGTGA